One Avibacterium avium genomic window carries:
- the qseC gene encoding quorum sensing histidine kinase QseC: MKPRSLRLRLILILSLLACAIWLVSTAIAWSAARSQVNEVFDTQQILFAKRLATSHLRSILIERYRPEGKNYRQKPPHFRKRQNYDDDALAFAIFNHNGEMLLSDSENGNNFIYEPKRGFNNTTLQGDDDEWRIFWLPAAEGRLMIAVGQELEYRQELVEKMVLGQMWIWFASLPVLLAVIIWAISRELSILRNVSEQVSQRSPDDEQPLDTQQVPKEILPLVQNLNQFFTRTATSLLRERRFTSDAAHELRSPLTALRIQTELAQMAGDDETMRNQALQNLTLGIDRASQLVEQLLTLSRLDNLNELAHLNTIEWDKLITELVAERYLKAEKAGISLIFETLSKPNTQQGESLLISLMLRNLIDNAIAYYPKGSEIRLILQQDKLIIADNGGGVPDDALDKLGQRFYRPAGQNEKGSGLGLSIVQRIAQLHHYQVRYKNAENSRGEKGFWVEILLNKKAP, translated from the coding sequence ATGAAACCACGCAGCTTACGTCTTCGTCTAATTCTTATACTTTCCCTGTTAGCCTGTGCAATTTGGCTGGTTTCTACTGCGATTGCGTGGTCGGCAGCGCGTAGCCAAGTAAACGAAGTTTTTGATACACAACAGATTTTATTCGCCAAACGGCTAGCCACTTCGCATTTAAGAAGTATTTTAATTGAGCGCTACCGCCCCGAAGGAAAAAATTATCGTCAAAAACCACCGCACTTTCGCAAAAGACAAAATTACGATGATGACGCCCTTGCCTTTGCGATTTTTAATCACAATGGTGAAATGTTGCTCAGTGATAGCGAAAACGGCAACAATTTCATTTATGAACCGAAAAGGGGCTTTAATAACACCACCTTGCAAGGTGATGACGATGAATGGCGAATTTTTTGGCTGCCCGCGGCGGAAGGCAGATTAATGATCGCCGTGGGACAAGAGCTGGAATATCGCCAAGAATTAGTCGAAAAAATGGTGCTAGGTCAAATGTGGATTTGGTTTGCTAGCCTGCCTGTGTTACTTGCCGTGATTATTTGGGCCATTAGCCGCGAACTGTCTATATTGCGCAATGTGAGCGAACAGGTGAGCCAGCGTAGCCCTGATGATGAACAACCGCTCGACACGCAGCAAGTGCCAAAAGAAATCTTGCCATTAGTGCAAAATTTAAATCAATTTTTTACCCGCACTGCAACCAGCCTACTTAGAGAGCGGCGTTTTACATCTGATGCAGCGCACGAATTGCGCAGCCCGCTCACTGCGTTGCGTATTCAAACTGAACTCGCACAAATGGCAGGTGATGATGAAACAATGCGTAATCAAGCATTGCAAAACCTTACGCTAGGTATCGATCGCGCAAGCCAATTGGTGGAACAGTTGCTTACACTCTCGCGCTTAGACAATCTCAATGAATTAGCCCATCTTAACACCATTGAATGGGATAAATTAATCACCGAGCTTGTAGCTGAGCGTTATTTAAAAGCCGAAAAAGCAGGGATCTCATTAATTTTTGAAACGCTAAGCAAACCCAATACGCAACAAGGCGAATCATTATTGATTTCTTTAATGTTACGCAATCTGATCGACAACGCCATTGCCTATTACCCTAAAGGCAGCGAAATTCGCCTTATTTTACAACAAGATAAACTCATCATTGCCGACAATGGTGGTGGCGTCCCTGATGATGCCCTAGATAAACTCGGCCAACGCTTCTACCGCCCCGCAGGCCAAAATGAAAAAGGCAGCGGTTTGGGATTATCTATCGTACAACGCATCGCCCAATTACATCACTACCAAGTGCGGTATAAAAATGCCGAGAATTCGCGTGGGGAGAAAGGATTTTGGGTGGAGATTTTATTGAATAAAAAAGCACCTTAA
- the murI gene encoding glutamate racemase, translating to MTAPTILFFDSGIGGLSVYREVKALLPDCHYLYCLDNAFFPYSEKAEQAIIERCVAICQKIAQQQPLDLIVIACNTASTVVLPALREKFSCPVVGTVPAIKPAAQQTKTGVIGLLATKGTVKRPYVDKLIQDYASHCEVEKLGSTELVKIAEEKLQGYPVDPIRLLREVKDWQRNLTLDTVILGCTHFPFLKAELKACLPQVKYFLDPSKAIAKRVKDLLGESQQKSAKDNLVYCTKESKEQLALLKVFKQFGFAELHALTLGE from the coding sequence ATGACAGCACCAACCATCTTATTTTTTGATTCAGGCATTGGCGGCTTAAGCGTTTATCGCGAAGTGAAAGCCTTGTTACCAGACTGCCACTATCTTTATTGTTTAGATAATGCTTTTTTTCCTTATTCTGAAAAAGCCGAACAGGCAATTATTGAGCGTTGCGTGGCAATTTGTCAGAAAATCGCGCAGCAACAGCCACTCGATTTAATTGTGATTGCCTGCAATACCGCAAGCACCGTGGTTCTGCCTGCCTTGCGCGAAAAATTTTCTTGCCCCGTTGTAGGAACGGTTCCTGCCATCAAACCAGCTGCTCAACAAACAAAAACAGGCGTCATCGGATTGCTTGCAACCAAAGGCACGGTAAAACGCCCTTATGTAGATAAATTGATCCAAGACTACGCAAGCCACTGCGAAGTGGAAAAGTTGGGGAGTACAGAATTAGTTAAAATTGCAGAAGAAAAATTGCAAGGCTATCCCGTTGATCCTATTAGGCTTTTACGTGAGGTCAAAGATTGGCAACGAAATTTAACCTTGGATACGGTGATTTTAGGTTGCACACATTTTCCATTCTTAAAAGCAGAATTAAAAGCTTGCTTGCCACAGGTGAAATATTTTTTAGATCCTAGCAAAGCTATCGCCAAACGCGTGAAAGATTTACTCGGTGAATCGCAGCAAAAATCAGCTAAAGATAATCTGGTCTATTGCACAAAAGAAAGCAAAGAACAGCTTGCTTTATTAAAGGTATTTAAACAATTTGGTTTTGCAGAATTGCACGCACTCACTTTAGGTGAATAA
- the recG gene encoding ATP-dependent DNA helicase RecG, translated as MATEILGAVPLTTLSGVGAAVSAKLSRIGINNLQDLLFHLPSRYEDRTRITPIIDLRPEQYATISATVQLCEVQFGRRPILTVVVSDGTSKLTLRFFNFNAAMRNSFQVGARVKAFGEVKRGRFMAEIHHPEYQIIRDDAPLVMAETLTPIYPTTEGLKQNSLRKLTDQALALLDKIQLPEILPDEFNPYPYSLKEAIRFLHRPPPDVSLEMLEKGQHPAQVRLIFEELLAHNLAMQKVRSNIQQFFALPLQYQTDLKQQFLQRLPFSPTNAQSRVVQDIEQDLQKPYPMMRLVQGDVGSGKTLVAALAALVAIDNQKQVALMAPTEILAEQHFANFQNWFEPLGIKVGWLAGKVKGKARQAVLEQMKAGEVQMIVGTHALFQQDVEFNDLALVIIDEQHRFGVHQRLMLREKGEKSGNYPHQLIMTATPIPRTLAMTVYADLDTSIIDELPPGRTPITTIAISEERRAEIVARVYQACVNEKRQAYWVCTLIDESEVLEAQAAEAIWEDLTKALPNLRIGLVHGRMKPTEKQEIMASFKAAELDVLVATTVIEVGVDVPNASLMIIENAERLGLSQLHQLRGRVGRGSTASFCVLMYKPPLGKVSKKRLQVLRESQDGFYISEKDLEIRGPGEVLGTKQTGVAEFKVANLMRDRKMIPTVQHYARAMISKYPQLSEALIQRWLDEKTVYSNA; from the coding sequence ATGGCTACGGAAATTCTTGGCGCAGTTCCGCTGACCACGCTTTCTGGTGTGGGGGCAGCGGTTTCGGCAAAATTGAGCCGAATTGGCATTAATAATCTGCAAGATTTGCTTTTTCATCTGCCTAGTCGTTATGAAGACCGCACAAGAATTACGCCCATAATCGATCTTCGCCCTGAACAATATGCCACAATTAGCGCAACGGTTCAGCTTTGCGAAGTACAATTTGGACGCCGCCCAATCTTAACTGTAGTAGTGTCGGACGGCACATCAAAATTAACCTTACGTTTTTTCAATTTTAATGCAGCAATGCGCAATAGCTTCCAAGTGGGCGCACGAGTCAAAGCCTTTGGTGAAGTGAAACGCGGTCGTTTTATGGCGGAAATTCATCACCCCGAATATCAAATTATTCGTGATGATGCTCCGTTGGTAATGGCCGAAACCCTGACGCCAATTTATCCTACCACAGAAGGCTTAAAGCAAAATTCTTTACGCAAATTAACAGATCAAGCACTGGCTTTGCTTGATAAAATCCAGTTGCCAGAAATTCTACCTGATGAATTCAACCCTTATCCTTATAGTTTAAAAGAGGCGATCCGATTTTTGCACCGCCCACCGCCTGATGTTTCTTTAGAAATGTTGGAAAAAGGGCAGCACCCTGCGCAAGTGCGGTTAATTTTTGAAGAATTATTAGCGCATAATTTAGCAATGCAAAAAGTGCGGTCGAATATTCAACAATTTTTTGCCTTGCCATTGCAGTATCAAACTGATCTAAAACAGCAATTTTTACAGCGTTTGCCATTTAGCCCGACTAATGCGCAAAGCCGCGTTGTGCAGGATATTGAGCAAGATCTGCAAAAGCCTTATCCAATGATGCGATTAGTGCAGGGCGATGTGGGATCGGGGAAAACCTTGGTCGCGGCATTAGCTGCACTGGTGGCAATTGACAATCAAAAGCAAGTGGCACTTATGGCACCGACAGAAATTTTGGCGGAACAGCATTTTGCCAATTTCCAAAATTGGTTTGAGCCTTTAGGCATCAAAGTGGGTTGGCTAGCAGGAAAAGTCAAAGGCAAGGCTCGCCAAGCTGTGCTAGAACAGATGAAAGCAGGCGAAGTGCAGATGATTGTGGGGACGCACGCCTTATTTCAACAGGATGTAGAATTTAATGATCTCGCCTTAGTGATCATTGATGAACAGCATCGATTTGGTGTGCATCAGCGCTTAATGTTACGCGAAAAAGGCGAAAAGTCGGGAAATTATCCACATCAGCTGATTATGACCGCAACCCCAATTCCGCGTACCTTAGCGATGACGGTTTATGCAGATTTGGATACCTCTATTATTGATGAATTACCCCCAGGGCGAACGCCAATTACTACTATTGCCATCTCAGAAGAGCGCCGCGCAGAAATTGTCGCGCGTGTGTATCAGGCTTGCGTGAATGAAAAACGGCAGGCGTACTGGGTTTGCACGCTCATTGATGAAAGTGAAGTACTGGAAGCGCAAGCCGCGGAAGCCATTTGGGAAGATTTAACCAAAGCACTGCCAAATTTACGCATTGGCTTAGTTCACGGGCGAATGAAACCCACTGAAAAACAAGAGATTATGGCAAGTTTCAAAGCGGCTGAGTTAGATGTGTTAGTAGCAACCACCGTGATTGAAGTAGGCGTAGATGTGCCTAATGCCAGCTTGATGATTATTGAAAATGCCGAACGCCTTGGGCTATCTCAACTTCATCAATTGCGTGGGCGAGTAGGGCGCGGAAGTACGGCTTCTTTTTGCGTGCTAATGTATAAACCGCCATTGGGCAAGGTGTCGAAAAAACGCTTGCAAGTACTGCGTGAAAGCCAAGACGGCTTTTACATTTCAGAAAAAGATCTAGAAATTCGTGGGCCGGGTGAAGTGTTAGGCACAAAACAAACTGGTGTGGCGGAATTTAAAGTGGCGAATTTAATGCGCGATCGCAAAATGATCCCAACGGTTCAGCATTATGCCAGAGCAATGATCAGCAAATATCCACAACTTTCTGAGGCCTTGATTCAGCGTTGGCTTGATGAGAAAACCGTTTATTCCAATGCGTAA
- the spoT gene encoding bifunctional GTP diphosphokinase/guanosine-3',5'-bis pyrophosphate 3'-pyrophosphohydrolase — protein sequence MYLFERLEHIIRGYLPPEQIELVRRAYVIARDAHEGQSRSSGEPYITHPVAVASIIAEMRLDHEAVMGALLHDVIEDTPYTEEQLKEEFGASVAEIVEGVSKLDKLKFRTRQEAQVENFRKMILAMTKDIRVVLIKLADRTHNMRTLGALRPDKRRRIAKETLEIYAPLAHRLGIEHIKNELEDLGFEAMHPQRYAVLQKVIQIARGNRKDMIERISDEIKGRLADVGIEARVFGREKHLYAIYQKMRLKDQQFHSIMDIYAFRAVVKDVDTCYRVLGQMHGLYKPRPRRVKDYIAVPKANGYQSLHTSMIGPHGVPVEVQIRTEEMDQTAEMGVAAHWAYKQGGKNDSTTAQIRAQRWLQSLIELQQSAGNSFEFIESVKSEFFPKEIYVFTPKGRIVELPVGATPVDFAYAVHSGIGNACIAANVDRKPYPLSQPLQSGQTIEIITAPTAQPDVGWLNFVVTAKARSNIRHALKNLRSDTAIVLGKRQLTNALLPHKLEQIPEQRIDELLSDLKLNRFEDLLAEIGLGNQMSAVIAYRLLGESIEIDTDGDLSNNKNIFAINGNESLLTTFAQCCHPIPGDPIVAYASPGKGLVVHHEACANLRNRKENPEHFTPVTWEKSDNKVEFETELRIEMINQQGALPNLTSNISAMDSNIHSIWTEEQDGRLYQIVVLLTAKDTHHLSQIMRKIKTLPGFVSIERNINR from the coding sequence TTGTACTTATTTGAACGTTTAGAGCATATTATCCGAGGCTATTTACCGCCTGAACAAATTGAATTAGTAAGACGTGCATACGTTATCGCACGAGATGCACACGAAGGACAATCTCGCTCCAGCGGCGAGCCGTACATTACTCACCCTGTTGCGGTGGCATCAATTATTGCAGAAATGCGTTTAGATCACGAAGCCGTGATGGGCGCATTGTTGCACGATGTGATTGAAGACACCCCTTACACCGAAGAACAACTCAAAGAAGAATTTGGCGCGAGTGTTGCTGAAATTGTGGAAGGCGTATCTAAATTAGATAAGCTCAAATTTCGAACCCGCCAAGAAGCCCAAGTGGAAAATTTCCGCAAAATGATCCTGGCGATGACCAAAGACATTCGCGTTGTTCTGATCAAACTGGCTGACCGCACCCACAATATGCGTACCCTTGGCGCATTACGCCCTGACAAACGGCGTAGAATTGCGAAAGAAACCTTGGAAATTTACGCCCCACTTGCCCATCGTTTAGGGATCGAACATATTAAAAATGAGCTAGAAGATCTCGGCTTTGAAGCAATGCACCCACAGCGTTATGCTGTCTTACAAAAAGTCATTCAAATTGCGCGTGGTAACCGCAAAGATATGATCGAACGGATTTCTGATGAAATCAAAGGGCGTTTAGCAGATGTGGGCATTGAAGCACGCGTATTTGGGCGAGAAAAACATCTTTATGCCATTTATCAAAAAATGCGCTTAAAAGATCAGCAATTTCATTCCATTATGGATATTTATGCGTTCCGTGCAGTGGTGAAAGATGTGGATACTTGCTACCGAGTGCTAGGACAAATGCACGGTTTGTATAAGCCACGTCCGAGGCGTGTGAAAGATTATATCGCCGTGCCAAAAGCAAATGGCTATCAATCCCTGCATACTTCAATGATCGGCCCACACGGCGTTCCGGTGGAAGTGCAAATTCGCACGGAAGAAATGGATCAAACCGCGGAAATGGGCGTGGCAGCGCATTGGGCGTATAAACAAGGTGGTAAGAATGATAGCACCACCGCACAAATTCGCGCGCAGCGCTGGTTGCAAAGCCTGATTGAATTGCAACAAAGTGCGGGTAATTCTTTTGAATTTATTGAAAGTGTCAAATCAGAATTTTTCCCGAAAGAGATTTATGTGTTCACCCCGAAAGGGCGTATTGTGGAATTGCCAGTGGGTGCAACCCCAGTAGATTTCGCTTATGCGGTACATTCTGGCATTGGCAATGCTTGTATTGCAGCCAATGTGGATCGCAAACCTTATCCTCTTTCACAGCCATTGCAATCAGGGCAAACCATTGAAATTATCACCGCACCGACAGCACAACCCGATGTGGGCTGGCTGAATTTTGTGGTAACCGCAAAAGCCCGTTCTAATATTCGCCACGCCTTGAAAAATCTGCGCTCAGATACGGCGATCGTTCTTGGCAAACGCCAACTTACTAATGCGTTATTGCCACATAAATTAGAACAAATCCCTGAACAACGTATTGATGAATTATTAAGCGATCTAAAACTTAATCGTTTTGAAGATTTATTGGCGGAAATTGGTTTAGGTAACCAAATGAGTGCCGTGATTGCCTATCGTTTATTAGGTGAAAGTATTGAAATTGATACAGACGGCGATCTCAGCAACAATAAAAATATTTTTGCCATTAACGGTAATGAAAGCCTGCTTACCACCTTTGCGCAATGTTGCCACCCAATTCCAGGTGATCCAATTGTGGCATACGCAAGCCCAGGGAAAGGCCTAGTAGTGCATCACGAGGCTTGTGCAAACCTGCGTAATCGAAAAGAAAATCCAGAGCATTTCACCCCAGTTACTTGGGAGAAAAGCGATAACAAAGTGGAATTTGAAACCGAATTACGCATTGAAATGATTAATCAGCAAGGGGCACTGCCGAATTTAACCTCTAATATTTCCGCGATGGATAGCAATATTCACAGCATTTGGACGGAAGAGCAAGACGGCCGTTTATATCAAATCGTGGTGTTACTGACGGCAAAAGATACCCATCATTTAAGTCAAATTATGCGGAAAATCAAAACCTTACCAGGTTTTGTCAGCATTGAACGTAATATAAATCGCTAA
- the rpoZ gene encoding DNA-directed RNA polymerase subunit omega, translating into MARVTVQDAVEQIGNRFDLILTAARRARELQLHLREPLVPEDNDKPTVIALREIEKGLINNEIMNAHERQDALEQEATEHHAVSLLSS; encoded by the coding sequence ATGGCTCGTGTAACAGTGCAAGATGCGGTAGAGCAAATTGGTAACCGTTTTGATTTAATTTTAACCGCAGCACGCCGTGCAAGAGAATTACAATTACATTTGCGTGAACCTTTAGTTCCAGAAGATAACGATAAACCAACGGTAATCGCCTTGCGTGAAATTGAAAAAGGCTTGATTAACAACGAAATTATGAATGCGCACGAGCGCCAAGATGCTTTAGAGCAAGAAGCAACAGAGCATCACGCAGTGTCTTTATTATCTTCATAA